TGGCCAATGCATCAAATATCTTTGCTGACATACCTACAGTTCTGAGCATTCCTTTTCCAACTACAGCAACTAAAGCCATATCAGGATAAACCTCTACAGAATCAGGTTTACATTTTATTTCTATTTCTTGAAGTATACTATCTAACTTACCGTTTAATTGACTTTTAGATATTACCAATGATACTGCATCAACACCCGAAGGCATGTGCTCAAAAGACACATCATTTTCTTCTAAAATTGAAAGTACTTTTCTACAATATCCTTGTTCTACATTCATCATATTTTTTTCTATAGCAATAACAACAAAATCTTTTTTTCCCGCTACACCTGTTATATTTCCAGCATAGCTAGCTGGCTTTAAGTCATCAATTATAAGTGTTCCTTTATCTTCTGGTCTATTAGTATTTTTAATATTTATTGGAATTCCTGCACTTCTTACAGGGAAAACAGCTTCTTCATGTAGTACAGTTGCCCCCATATAGGCTAACTCTCTAAGTTCTCTGTAAGTAATTCTTTCTATATTTCTAGGATTTTCTACAATATTAGGGTCTACCATTAAAAATCCAGATACATCTGTCCAATTCTCATACAACTGTGCATTTACACCCCTAGCAATAATAGCACCTGTTACATCAGATCCACCTCTTGAAAAAGTCTTTATATCTCCATTAGGCAAAGACCCATAAAATCCAGGAATAACAGCTTTTTCTATATTTTTTAACTTTTTAGACACTGCCTCTTGAGTTTTCTCCCCATCAAAGACTCCATTTCTTCTAAAAAATATAATTTCTGCTGGATCTACAAACTCATAGCCTAAATAATCTGAAAGAATTAATCCATTTAAGTATTCCCCTCTACTAGCTGTATAGTCTGCTGTAGCTCCATTCTTTATATTTTTCTTTATATTTTTTAGTTCAATGTCTATATCTATACTTACTTCTAATTCCTTTGCAAGTTCTTTATATCTTTTTTCTATAATATTAAATATATAGTCTATTTCAACATTTTGCTCCACATTTGCATGGCATAAATAAAGTAAATCAGTTATCTTTTGATCTTCTTTATATCTCTTTCCTGGAGCAGAAGGAACTACATATCTCCTTTTTTCATCTCCTAATACTATATTTTTAACTTTTTTAAATTGATTTACATCTGCTAAAGAACTTCCTCCAAATTTTGATACTATAATATTATTCATAATTAATTCCCCCATTCTATTTATCTATTACTATTGCTCCTTTATGATCTACCGATAATTTCCTTATATTCCATTTATGATTTAAATTACTCAGTTCACTATTAATTTTCATCATAAAATCTTCATTATTTTTATCTGTTAGAGCCATAATTGTGGGACCTGCCCCACTTAAAAAAGTTCCTAATGCCCCATTTTTTTTACACTTTTTTATTACATTATCGTAGTTTTCTATTAATGTTTTTCTATAAGGCTGATGAAGTCTATCTTCAAATGCTATTTTTAAATTTTCATGATTTCCACTTACTAAACTAGCAATCATTAAAGCAACTCTTCCTACATTAAATACTCCGTCCTTATAATCTATAGTTTTAGGAAGAACCTCTCTAGATTCTTTTGTAGATAGTACAAAGTCTGGAATTAATGCATAAAAGTTTATATTTTCATCTATGTTTATTTTGTCATGATATATTTTATTTTCATCCTTTACTACAACGGTCATACCTCCAAATATTGATGGTGCCACATTATCAGGATGACCTTCTATTTCCGTTGAAATTTCTAATATTTCTTCTTTAGATAGTTTATTACCTATGAATCCATTAGCTGCCATAACTCCACCAACTATACAAGAAGCACTACTACCTAATCCTCTAGATTCGGGAATATCTGACTCTATTTTAATCTTTAATCCTTTAATATTATATCCAAATTTATCAAATACTTTTTTCATAGAAACATAAAATAAATTCTTATCATTTCTATATTTTTCTTCACATCCTTCAATATAAAGTCCTTTTTCTGTTTCTTCCACATAAAATTTATTATATATATTTAAAGCTACTCCTAAAGAATCAAATCCAGGACCAAAATTAGCACTAGTTCCAGGTACTTTAATCTCTAACATTATTATCACCTATACTTCTAAAATTTCTTTTATAACATTTTTTATTTCTTCTTTTTCACACTTTTTATTGTGCCTTACTTTTTCTTTATAAAGTTTTTGTATGGCTTTAGGTACTGCAACCCCTGTATATTCAGATATTTTATTGATTAACTCAAAATCATTCAATTTTTCATCATTTATATTTAATGCCTTAGCTACATCTCTAGTAAATTTAAAAGGACTTGCTGTAGAAGCTATTATAGTTTTTCTTTTATCTCCTGTGTCCTTTTTATAGTCCTCATAAACTTTATAGGCTACTGCAGTATGAGTATCCATAAGATAGGAGTATTTATCATATACTTGTTTAAGAGTTCCATAAGTTTCTTCATCTGTTGCAAAACTTGAATAAAAACTGTTTAATCTTTCTAATTCATCTCTATCTAGTTTATATGTTCCACCATATTTTAATTTATCCATATATATTTTTACTTTTTCCTCATTACCATCACATATTTCATAAATCAATCTTTCTAAATTACTAGATAATAATATATCCATTGAAGGAGATGAGGTTACTTTAAATTCTCTATTTTTATTATAAATTCCTTTATTAAAAAATTCACAAAGTACATTATTTTCATTAGATGCACATATAAATTTATTTACTGGTATGCCCATTTTTTTACTATAATATGCTGCTAATATATTACCAAAATTACCTGTAGGTACTACTATATTAATTTCTTCTCCTTCCTCTATTTCTCCTTTTTTCAAAAGCCACATATATGAATAAACATAATAAACTATTTGAGGAATTAAC
This window of the Clostridium cochlearium genome carries:
- a CDS encoding aspartate kinase — translated: MNNIIVSKFGGSSLADVNQFKKVKNIVLGDEKRRYVVPSAPGKRYKEDQKITDLLYLCHANVEQNVEIDYIFNIIEKRYKELAKELEVSIDIDIELKNIKKNIKNGATADYTASRGEYLNGLILSDYLGYEFVDPAEIIFFRRNGVFDGEKTQEAVSKKLKNIEKAVIPGFYGSLPNGDIKTFSRGGSDVTGAIIARGVNAQLYENWTDVSGFLMVDPNIVENPRNIERITYRELRELAYMGATVLHEEAVFPVRSAGIPINIKNTNRPEDKGTLIIDDLKPASYAGNITGVAGKKDFVVIAIEKNMMNVEQGYCRKVLSILEENDVSFEHMPSGVDAVSLVISKSQLNGKLDSILQEIEIKCKPDSVEVYPDMALVAVVGKGMLRTVGMSAKIFDALAREKVNIRMIIQGSSEINIIVGVENEDFEKAIRAIYAEFTK
- the thrB gene encoding homoserine kinase; its protein translation is MLEIKVPGTSANFGPGFDSLGVALNIYNKFYVEETEKGLYIEGCEEKYRNDKNLFYVSMKKVFDKFGYNIKGLKIKIESDIPESRGLGSSASCIVGGVMAANGFIGNKLSKEEILEISTEIEGHPDNVAPSIFGGMTVVVKDENKIYHDKINIDENINFYALIPDFVLSTKESREVLPKTIDYKDGVFNVGRVALMIASLVSGNHENLKIAFEDRLHQPYRKTLIENYDNVIKKCKKNGALGTFLSGAGPTIMALTDKNNEDFMMKINSELSNLNHKWNIRKLSVDHKGAIVIDK
- the thrC gene encoding threonine synthase gives rise to the protein MSYKSTRSKRNINSSKAIVQGIADKGGLFVPTFFPKIDIPFSKLKDFDYKRLATYILNKFLVDFSEQELFQYVERAYDKKFESDSIVPIVKKENIYFLELYHGPTLAFKDMALSILPYLLTAALKKNNVEEEVVILTATSGDTGKAALEGFANIDGTKIIVFYPENGVSQIQKKQMVTQKGENTYVVGMNGNFDEAQSSIKEIFNDEVFKKTIGKKGYIFSSANSINIGRLIPQIVYYVYSYMWLLKKGEIEEGEEINIVVPTGNFGNILAAYYSKKMGIPVNKFICASNENNVLCEFFNKGIYNKNREFKVTSSPSMDILLSSNLERLIYEICDGNEEKVKIYMDKLKYGGTYKLDRDELERLNSFYSSFATDEETYGTLKQVYDKYSYLMDTHTAVAYKVYEDYKKDTGDKRKTIIASTASPFKFTRDVAKALNINDEKLNDFELINKISEYTGVAVPKAIQKLYKEKVRHNKKCEKEEIKNVIKEILEV